From a single Pirellulales bacterium genomic region:
- a CDS encoding sigma-54-dependent Fis family transcriptional regulator: MTRTATNIGPPVEPLPGIIGSSRAMMEVYRVTRQVARSRASVLLLGETGTGKELIAHAIHELSQRRNRPFVRVNCGALSESLLESELFGHVRGAFTGAIDNRTGRFEAAHTGTIFLDEINSTTPHLQVKLLRALQEREFERVGDTQTIRVDTRVIAASNRDLLAESAAGRFREDLYYRLNVVPIHLPPLRDRREDIPELVAHFLDLYNEQNDRYVAHIDPRALAALQQYTWPGNVRELQNYVERAVVMASGDEFTLDLLPSAVTTGRTPRAIGVALDFDALAEELVHLGMGEAGEEAGDIHGRIVDRVEREVISQVLHECDGVQIKAASRLGINRNTLHKKLKQYGLDGE; encoded by the coding sequence GGGATTATCGGCTCCAGCCGCGCGATGATGGAAGTCTACCGCGTTACGCGGCAGGTCGCCCGCAGCCGCGCGTCGGTGCTGCTGTTGGGCGAAACGGGCACCGGCAAAGAGCTCATCGCCCATGCGATTCACGAGTTGAGCCAACGCCGCAATCGGCCGTTTGTGCGCGTCAACTGTGGGGCACTCAGCGAAAGCCTGCTCGAAAGCGAACTTTTCGGTCACGTCCGCGGCGCATTCACCGGCGCCATCGACAATCGCACTGGCCGCTTCGAAGCGGCTCACACCGGCACGATCTTTCTCGACGAGATCAATTCCACCACGCCGCACTTGCAAGTGAAGCTGCTCCGCGCGCTGCAGGAACGCGAGTTCGAACGCGTCGGCGATACGCAAACCATCCGCGTCGATACCCGCGTCATCGCCGCCAGCAATCGCGACTTGTTGGCGGAAAGTGCCGCCGGCCGCTTCCGCGAAGACCTGTACTATCGGCTCAATGTAGTGCCCATTCATTTGCCGCCGCTCCGCGATCGCCGCGAGGATATTCCTGAGCTAGTCGCTCATTTTCTCGATTTATACAATGAGCAAAACGATCGCTATGTCGCCCATATCGACCCGCGAGCACTCGCCGCGCTGCAGCAGTACACTTGGCCCGGCAACGTGCGCGAGCTGCAGAACTACGTCGAACGGGCCGTCGTGATGGCGTCCGGCGATGAGTTCACGCTCGACCTGCTGCCGTCCGCGGTGACGACGGGCCGCACGCCCCGTGCCATCGGCGTCGCGCTCGATTTCGACGCCCTCGCCGAGGAGCTGGTGCATCTTGGCATGGGCGAAGCGGGCGAAGAAGCGGGCGATATCCACGGTCGCATTGTCGATCGTGTGGAGCGTGAAGTAATCTCCCAGGTGCTACATGAGTGCGACGGCGTGCAGATCAAGGCGGCCAGCCGCCTCGGCATCAACCGCAATACACTGCACAAAAAATTAAAACAGTACGGCCTCGACGGTGAATGA
- the ccsA gene encoding cytochrome c biogenesis protein CcsA codes for MLTGISILCFAASYGVAFTLEVVRLRRKAAWARLPLIIATAAGLLAHTLFLYNNSTAANALPISTADWLLWAALVLAIVYFAAIFYLPRTPTGLALIPIVLGLILSSKLASTSPLATEESFYLWGMLHGTALLLGTTAVSIGFLAGLMYLLQDYALKHARSPANRLRLPSLEWLERVNSRALGISTALIAFGFASGLAMALTSHRGDLKYALWTDPVVISLAAMLVWLIVAEIFRLSYPAARGGKVAYLTLASFIFLIMTLVSFALFTNLHALAGPTASKSRTLDGESRIVDYGSHSNSDPKSAVRNPQSLS; via the coding sequence ATGCTCACTGGTATTTCCATCCTCTGCTTTGCCGCCAGCTACGGCGTTGCATTTACGCTGGAGGTCGTTCGCCTCCGGCGCAAGGCCGCTTGGGCGCGGCTGCCGCTCATCATCGCGACGGCAGCTGGGCTGCTAGCGCACACCCTGTTTTTGTACAACAATTCCACCGCTGCGAACGCTTTGCCGATATCTACCGCCGACTGGCTCCTTTGGGCCGCTCTCGTTCTGGCGATTGTCTATTTTGCCGCAATCTTTTACTTGCCCCGCACACCCACTGGATTAGCACTTATCCCCATCGTCTTGGGCCTCATCCTAAGCTCGAAACTCGCAAGCACATCGCCGCTGGCCACGGAGGAATCGTTTTACCTCTGGGGAATGCTCCACGGCACGGCGCTGCTTTTGGGCACGACGGCCGTCAGCATTGGTTTCCTGGCTGGGTTAATGTATCTGCTGCAAGACTACGCCCTAAAGCATGCGCGCTCGCCAGCCAATCGCTTACGCCTCCCCAGCCTCGAGTGGCTTGAGCGCGTGAACAGCCGCGCACTTGGAATTTCGACGGCCCTCATCGCGTTCGGCTTTGCCTCGGGTCTGGCGATGGCGCTCACGAGCCATCGGGGCGATTTGAAGTATGCACTCTGGACCGACCCCGTTGTGATCAGCCTGGCCGCCATGCTCGTTTGGCTCATCGTTGCCGAGATTTTCCGCCTCTCCTACCCTGCCGCGCGCGGCGGCAAAGTAGCCTACTTAACACTTGCATCGTTCATATTTCTAATCATGACCCTGGTTTCATTTGCGCTGTTCACAAATCTGCACGCCCTTGCAGGACCAACTGCATCAAAGTCCCGAACTCTAGACGGTGAATCGCGGATTGTGGATTACGGATCGCATTCAAACTCCGATCCGAAATCCGCCGTCCGCAATCCGCAATCGTTGTCATGA
- a CDS encoding glutamyl-tRNA reductase: protein MNSSVRIAMVGCSHQRSSLAVRERLAFTPEQTTDALAAWRVIRPAQEAVLISTCNRVEFYAAAADPQADLAPPALTHFITDFHNFPFEEARRELTALEGDAVVRHLFRVAASLDSMVVGEAQILSQVKRAYELASRIGSAGPVTHGCFQAAIRVARRVANETDLHRHRVSIPSVAVAEFASRVFERLDDKRVLVIGAGEMAQETLQYLSDAGARRIVVLNRDFSRAQRLAGEWQGRPAPWNELHSELVAADLVVSTTGAEHHIVTLADFRQRVAAGRYQRPLFVLDLAVPRDFEPAIGDEIGVYLYGVDDLAEACEQNRRARAGALPTAERIVEEEMRDFLADTRHRASGPVIARLRQGLQIAQAAELERLYSRLPDLDDRARREIQQFADRLLAKMLHPPLESLRDESRHGSFHTLLDALQRLFQLKDKDD from the coding sequence ATGAACTCTTCCGTTCGCATCGCGATGGTCGGCTGCAGCCACCAGCGTTCCAGCCTGGCGGTTCGCGAGCGGTTGGCGTTCACACCGGAGCAAACAACTGATGCGCTCGCCGCTTGGCGTGTGATTCGCCCCGCACAAGAGGCAGTACTGATTTCCACCTGCAATCGCGTCGAGTTCTATGCCGCCGCCGCCGACCCGCAGGCCGACTTGGCGCCACCGGCCCTGACCCACTTCATCACTGATTTCCACAATTTTCCGTTCGAAGAGGCCCGCCGTGAACTGACGGCACTCGAAGGTGATGCCGTCGTCCGCCATTTGTTCCGCGTCGCGGCGAGCCTCGATAGCATGGTCGTCGGTGAAGCACAGATTCTCTCGCAAGTGAAGCGGGCATACGAACTCGCCAGTCGTATCGGCAGCGCCGGCCCCGTGACACACGGCTGCTTCCAGGCCGCGATTCGCGTGGCCCGCCGCGTGGCCAATGAAACCGATCTGCACCGCCATCGCGTGAGCATTCCCAGCGTCGCGGTGGCGGAGTTCGCCTCCCGGGTATTCGAGCGGCTTGACGATAAGCGCGTCCTCGTCATCGGCGCCGGCGAAATGGCCCAGGAAACTCTACAATACCTCAGCGATGCCGGCGCACGCCGCATCGTCGTGCTCAACCGCGATTTTTCCCGCGCCCAGCGACTGGCTGGTGAATGGCAAGGCCGCCCGGCGCCGTGGAACGAACTCCACTCCGAGCTAGTGGCCGCGGATCTCGTCGTCAGCACCACCGGAGCCGAGCATCACATCGTAACACTTGCCGATTTTCGGCAACGGGTTGCTGCGGGTCGTTACCAGCGGCCGCTGTTTGTGCTGGATCTCGCCGTGCCTCGCGATTTCGAACCAGCCATCGGCGATGAGATCGGAGTCTACCTGTACGGGGTAGATGATCTTGCCGAGGCCTGCGAGCAAAATCGCAGGGCCCGCGCCGGTGCACTGCCCACGGCCGAGCGAATCGTCGAGGAGGAAATGCGCGATTTTCTCGCTGATACACGCCACCGCGCATCGGGCCCCGTCATTGCCCGGCTGCGCCAAGGCCTGCAAATCGCGCAAGCCGCTGAACTCGAGAGGCTTTACAGCCGGCTGCCAGACCTCGACGACCGCGCACGCCGCGAAATTCAACAATTCGCCGATCGGTTGCTGGCAAAAATGCTCCACCCGCCGCTCGAGTCACTGCGCGATGAATCCCGCCACGGCTCCTTCCACACGCTACTCGACGCCCTTCAACGGCTGTTCCAGCTCAAAGACAAGGATGATTAG
- the scpB gene encoding SMC-Scp complex subunit ScpB, with protein MWSRLLLGGGAQTRATGVVLDRRCRLEAVLFLAREPLSFRKLAQMANLTDATEARTLLENLRSRYDDRNCAFQVAQVAGGYQLLSRREFAQWLRPRNSVEREIRLSPPALETLSVVAYRQPTLRAEVETIRGVACGEILRHLMDLDLLRIVGRSDELGRPLRYGTTKRFLEVFGLCNLDQLPWAAELRRPPAADDTSGGAAADFSGSGAGLTDSLEAA; from the coding sequence ATGTGGAGCCGATTGCTTCTTGGGGGTGGTGCGCAGACGAGGGCGACGGGCGTTGTCCTGGACCGTCGCTGTCGATTGGAGGCGGTATTGTTTTTGGCTCGCGAGCCGCTCTCTTTTCGCAAGCTGGCCCAAATGGCCAATCTGACCGATGCGACCGAGGCCAGAACTTTGCTCGAAAACTTGCGAAGCCGCTACGACGACCGCAACTGTGCGTTCCAGGTGGCCCAAGTGGCGGGTGGTTACCAATTGCTCAGTCGGCGGGAATTTGCCCAGTGGCTGCGGCCACGGAATTCGGTGGAACGCGAGATTCGGCTATCCCCCCCCGCTTTGGAGACGCTATCGGTCGTGGCGTACCGTCAGCCTACTTTGCGGGCCGAGGTCGAAACCATTCGCGGGGTCGCTTGCGGTGAAATCCTGCGGCATTTGATGGACCTTGACTTGCTGCGGATTGTGGGCCGGTCAGACGAGTTGGGGCGACCCCTCCGGTACGGCACGACGAAGCGATTTCTGGAAGTATTCGGTCTATGCAATTTAGACCAGCTGCCTTGGGCGGCCGAATTGCGGCGGCCACCGGCTGCCGACGATACAAGCGGCGGTGCGGCAGCCGATTTTTCCGGTTCCGGCGCTGGCTTGACCGACAGCCTTGAAGCTGCATAG